In the genome of Heliomicrobium gestii, one region contains:
- the mtaB gene encoding tRNA (N(6)-L-threonylcarbamoyladenosine(37)-C(2))-methylthiotransferase MtaB, producing the protein MNPGEPTAAFHTLGCKVNQGETDAIAGMFKARGYAIVPFDEPADVYVVNTCTVTHLSDRKSRQAIRRANRQNPEAVVVVTGCYAQTAADEVRTIEGVDIVVGTDRRSAIVDLVEAHQRSGEQVNTVFDSQQIERFEELPAVAERSRARATMKIQDGCNLYCTYCIIPYARGPVRSRRRESVVEEAERLAEEGFKEIVLSGIHLGAYGSDTDTDLATLIAALCRIDGLRRIRVGSVEPQEFTPELLEAIVHPRVCPHFHIPLQSGSDAVLERMGRRYRRQDFLDVARKIQQMIPGVAITSDVIVGFPGESEAEYLMSEELCHAAGLAGLHVFPYSPRRGTPAATFPGQIAPAVKQERAQRLGQMARRLAAEYAQGFVGQVREVLAEEQVGGLWTGHTDNYLKVLFDMPTQHLARERSWAIEREDLVPVRLLQVRPDGALDGLPVDV; encoded by the coding sequence ATGAATCCCGGAGAGCCCACCGCAGCATTCCATACCCTCGGCTGCAAAGTCAACCAAGGCGAAACAGACGCCATCGCCGGCATGTTCAAGGCCCGCGGTTATGCCATCGTGCCTTTTGATGAGCCAGCCGATGTCTATGTCGTCAATACCTGCACCGTGACCCACCTGAGCGATCGGAAATCCCGACAGGCCATTCGCAGGGCTAACCGGCAGAACCCGGAGGCGGTCGTCGTCGTCACCGGCTGTTATGCCCAGACGGCTGCCGATGAGGTCCGGACCATCGAGGGCGTCGATATCGTCGTCGGCACAGACCGGCGCAGCGCAATCGTCGATCTGGTGGAAGCCCACCAGCGCAGCGGTGAGCAGGTCAACACCGTGTTTGACTCGCAGCAGATCGAGCGCTTTGAAGAACTGCCCGCTGTGGCCGAACGGTCCCGCGCCCGGGCGACCATGAAAATACAGGATGGCTGCAACCTCTACTGCACCTATTGCATCATCCCCTACGCCCGCGGCCCTGTGCGCAGCCGCAGGAGGGAGAGCGTTGTCGAGGAAGCCGAACGGCTCGCCGAGGAGGGCTTCAAGGAGATTGTCCTGTCGGGGATTCACCTGGGCGCATATGGGAGCGACACTGATACCGATCTCGCCACACTGATCGCCGCCCTTTGCCGCATTGACGGCCTGCGGCGCATCCGTGTCGGCTCTGTGGAGCCGCAGGAGTTCACGCCGGAACTTTTGGAGGCCATCGTCCACCCCCGTGTCTGTCCCCACTTCCACATCCCCTTGCAATCGGGCTCTGATGCTGTGCTGGAACGGATGGGCCGCCGCTACCGCCGGCAGGATTTTCTTGATGTAGCGCGAAAGATTCAACAGATGATCCCCGGCGTGGCGATCACCAGCGATGTCATCGTCGGTTTTCCCGGTGAGAGCGAGGCCGAGTATCTGATGTCGGAGGAACTCTGCCACGCGGCCGGCTTGGCGGGATTGCATGTCTTTCCCTATTCACCGCGCCGTGGCACACCGGCGGCCACCTTTCCCGGCCAGATCGCCCCGGCTGTCAAGCAAGAGCGCGCTCAGCGCCTGGGCCAAATGGCGCGCCGGTTGGCCGCCGAATACGCCCAAGGTTTTGTCGGTCAAGTCCGGGAGGTCCTGGCGGAGGAACAGGTTGGCGGCCTCTGGACGGGCCATACGGACAACTACCTGAAAGTCCTCTTTGATATGCCGACGCAACACCTTGCACGGGAAAGGTCATGGGCGATCGAACGGGAAGACCTGGTTCCGGTGCGTTTGCTTCAGGTCCGGCCTGATGGCGCCCTCGACGGCCTGCCGGTTGATGTGTAA
- a CDS encoding 16S rRNA (uracil(1498)-N(3))-methyltransferase, whose product MHRFLFDPMNRIDERLRLDREESLHLTRVLRLRVGDQVLAFDGQGNEFTAFVAEIKGDQAVLEGLLPTGASREAPVRLCLLQGVAKGEKMDLVIQKATELGVGTILPVLTERSVVRLDAAKAKERRDRWQKIAREAAKQCRRTVIPEVQTPAPWSEVIARWDEACPLLIPWEEERGKGLKQVLADLREEGSLSDGSPKILGLAIGPEGGLTAAEVVQAQGKGARSVGLGPRILRTETAGIAALAAIMYELGDWG is encoded by the coding sequence ATGCACCGATTTCTCTTTGATCCAATGAATCGGATAGACGAGCGCCTGCGCCTTGACCGGGAGGAGAGTCTCCATCTCACCCGGGTGTTGCGCCTGCGCGTCGGCGACCAGGTCCTCGCCTTTGACGGGCAGGGGAACGAGTTTACCGCCTTTGTCGCTGAGATCAAGGGCGATCAAGCTGTTCTCGAAGGTCTGTTGCCTACCGGCGCTTCCCGGGAGGCGCCGGTCCGTCTTTGTCTGCTTCAGGGCGTCGCCAAGGGCGAAAAGATGGATCTGGTGATCCAAAAAGCCACTGAACTCGGTGTGGGCACCATCCTTCCCGTTTTGACCGAACGGTCTGTCGTGCGTCTTGACGCCGCCAAGGCGAAGGAGCGGCGCGACCGCTGGCAGAAGATCGCCCGGGAAGCGGCGAAACAGTGCCGCCGCACGGTCATCCCGGAGGTGCAGACCCCGGCACCCTGGTCAGAGGTGATCGCCCGTTGGGATGAGGCTTGTCCCCTGCTGATCCCCTGGGAGGAAGAGCGAGGAAAGGGACTGAAGCAGGTTCTTGCTGACCTCCGTGAGGAGGGCAGTCTCAGTGATGGCTCCCCCAAAATCCTTGGACTGGCGATCGGTCCGGAAGGCGGATTGACGGCGGCAGAGGTTGTCCAAGCGCAGGGAAAAGGCGCTCGATCTGTCGGCCTCGGCCCCCGGATATTACGGACCGAGACGGCGGGCATCGCCGCTCTCGCGGCCATCATGTACGAACTGGGGGATTGGGGATGA
- the prmA gene encoding 50S ribosomal protein L11 methyltransferase: protein MKWREIAITTRQENADAMAEIFETVGAMGMVIEDPQLIASYIESNVWDLHDVEIPDVPEGMIRVKTYLAIDDMLEDRLAALQEELSARERSEEWPAHAWTMTDLHEDDWAHAWKAFFKPEKVGRRVVIRPTWEAYVASDDDLVISIDPGMAFGTGTHPTTVMCIRALEDYVHSEARVLDVGTGSGVLSIAAALLGAKKVLAVDNDPVAVATAQENAALNQVDGIVEVRRNDLLAGLEEQADILVANIIADVIIRLAPQAGAVLAPEGIMIASGIIQNRLDDVVEAMTENGFTIEELISHGEWAALVARKAGGSTEA from the coding sequence TTGAAATGGCGTGAGATCGCCATCACCACCCGGCAGGAAAATGCCGACGCGATGGCCGAGATTTTTGAAACAGTCGGGGCTATGGGGATGGTCATCGAGGATCCCCAATTGATCGCCAGCTACATTGAGAGCAATGTCTGGGATCTTCATGATGTGGAGATCCCAGATGTGCCGGAAGGCATGATCCGGGTGAAGACATACCTGGCCATCGACGATATGCTGGAAGACCGGCTGGCGGCGTTACAGGAAGAGCTGTCGGCGCGGGAACGCTCCGAAGAATGGCCCGCCCATGCCTGGACGATGACGGACCTTCATGAGGACGACTGGGCCCATGCCTGGAAAGCCTTTTTTAAACCGGAAAAAGTCGGCCGTCGCGTCGTCATCCGTCCGACTTGGGAAGCCTATGTGGCTAGTGATGATGACCTGGTCATCTCCATCGATCCGGGAATGGCCTTCGGCACAGGCACCCATCCGACAACGGTCATGTGCATTCGCGCTCTCGAGGACTATGTCCATTCGGAAGCGCGTGTCCTCGATGTGGGGACGGGTTCTGGCGTGCTGTCCATCGCTGCGGCGTTGCTGGGCGCCAAAAAGGTTCTGGCTGTCGACAATGATCCCGTAGCTGTCGCCACGGCCCAGGAAAATGCGGCCTTGAACCAGGTCGACGGCATCGTGGAAGTCCGCCGCAACGACCTGCTGGCCGGGTTGGAGGAACAGGCCGATATTCTGGTGGCCAACATCATCGCCGATGTGATCATCCGCCTGGCCCCCCAGGCAGGGGCTGTGCTTGCCCCCGAGGGGATCATGATCGCTTCGGGGATCATCCAGAACCGTCTCGATGATGTTGTTGAAGCGATGACGGAGAACGGATTCACCATTGAAGAGCTGATCAGCCATGGCGAATGGGCCGCCCTCGTCGCCCGCAAGGCTGGCGGATCAACAGAAGCTTGA
- the dnaJ gene encoding molecular chaperone DnaJ produces the protein MSKRDYYEVLGIGRDAGETEIKKAYRRLIKEFHPDVHPDKALAEEKTKEINEAYEVLSDQEKRARYDQFGHAGPGGYGGFGEGGADMGGFGDIFDMFFGGGFGGGGQRRGPQKGNDLRFNLSITFEEAAFGVEKEVDIPRLESCDVCGGSGAEPGTSVTTCTTCNGSGRVATVAKTLLGNMQTVRTCPTCGGDGKIISKPCLHCGGQGKVRKRKRIKVKAPGGVDTGTRIRVTGEGEAGDKGGPPGDLYVFIEVQPHTFFERDNDDVICQVPINFVQATLGAEIEVPTLDGKVSLKIPEGTQTGAVFRIRGKGIKRLRGTGRGDQRIEVKVTVPTRLSDKQKELLREFGRTLKAENIESEKEKSFFEKMKDAFM, from the coding sequence ATGAGCAAACGAGATTACTATGAGGTGTTAGGCATTGGGCGGGACGCTGGGGAGACGGAGATCAAAAAGGCCTACCGCCGGTTGATCAAGGAATTTCACCCCGATGTCCACCCCGACAAAGCATTAGCCGAAGAAAAAACCAAAGAGATCAACGAAGCCTATGAGGTGCTGTCGGATCAGGAGAAACGCGCCCGTTACGACCAGTTCGGCCATGCCGGCCCCGGCGGGTATGGCGGTTTTGGCGAAGGCGGAGCGGACATGGGCGGCTTTGGCGACATCTTCGACATGTTTTTTGGCGGCGGCTTCGGTGGCGGCGGCCAGCGGCGAGGTCCCCAGAAGGGGAATGACCTGCGGTTCAACCTGTCCATCACCTTTGAAGAGGCTGCCTTTGGCGTGGAAAAAGAGGTCGACATCCCGCGGTTGGAGTCCTGTGACGTCTGCGGCGGCAGCGGCGCCGAACCGGGGACATCGGTCACCACCTGCACCACCTGCAACGGTTCAGGGCGGGTAGCCACCGTCGCCAAGACGCTGCTCGGCAATATGCAGACGGTTCGCACCTGTCCCACCTGTGGCGGCGACGGGAAGATCATCAGCAAGCCTTGTCTCCACTGCGGCGGCCAGGGAAAGGTCCGCAAGCGGAAACGCATTAAGGTCAAGGCGCCCGGCGGCGTCGATACGGGAACGCGAATCCGCGTCACCGGTGAAGGCGAAGCCGGCGATAAGGGCGGACCGCCGGGCGATCTTTACGTCTTTATTGAAGTGCAGCCCCACACCTTTTTTGAACGCGACAACGATGATGTGATCTGTCAGGTTCCCATCAACTTCGTCCAGGCGACTTTGGGCGCAGAGATCGAGGTGCCGACCCTGGACGGCAAGGTATCTCTAAAGATCCCGGAAGGAACCCAGACAGGCGCCGTCTTCCGCATCCGCGGCAAGGGTATCAAGCGGCTCCGGGGTACCGGGCGGGGCGATCAGCGGATCGAGGTCAAGGTGACCGTGCCGACCCGGTTGAGTGATAAACAAAAGGAATTGCTGCGGGAGTTCGGGCGCACCCTGAAGGCGGAGAACATTGAGTCAGAAAAAGAGAAGTCTTTTTTTGAAAAGATGAAAGACGCCTTCATGTGA
- the dnaK gene encoding molecular chaperone DnaK, whose product MGKIIGIDLGTTNSCVAVLEGGESVVIANKEGARTTPSVVGFSKTGERLVGQVAKRQAITNPDRTIISIKRHMGTDHKVKIDDKNYTPQEISAMILQKLKSDAEAYLGETVTQAVITVPAYFTDSQRQATKDAGAIAGLEVLRIINEPTAAALAYGVDKGEDHTILVYDLGGGTFDVSILELGDGIFEVKATSGNNRLGGDDFDEKVINWMVAEFKKETGVDLRGDKMAMQRLKEAAEKAKIELSGVMSTNINLPFITATADGPQHLDMTLSRAKFDEMTADLVEMTMGPTRQALRDAKMEPKDIDKVILVGGSSRIPAVQEAIRKYLGKEPFKGINPDEVVAMGAAIQAGVLGGEVKGIVLADVTPLSLGIETLGGICTVLIPRNTAIPSSKSETFTTAADNQTSVEVHVLQGERKFAGENKTLGRFHLSGIAPAPRGIPQIEVKFDIDANGIVHVSAKDKATGNEQKITITASTGLSKDDIEKMVKDAELHAEEDRKRQEEVEIRNQADSMVYQAEKTVKDLGDKVEAADKEKIEAAREELKKALEGKDLDEIKKKTEALTTVVYELSTKLYQQAGAAGAPGAGPEGAPGGFGGEEKKDDNVVDADYTVIDDDKKKS is encoded by the coding sequence ATGGGTAAGATTATCGGTATCGACCTCGGCACAACCAACTCCTGTGTCGCCGTGCTGGAAGGCGGCGAGTCTGTCGTCATCGCCAACAAGGAAGGCGCCCGGACAACCCCGTCGGTCGTCGGTTTTTCCAAGACAGGGGAGCGACTCGTCGGTCAAGTAGCCAAACGGCAAGCGATCACCAACCCTGATCGGACGATCATTTCGATCAAACGGCACATGGGCACTGATCATAAAGTCAAGATCGATGACAAGAACTACACCCCCCAAGAGATCTCGGCCATGATCCTGCAGAAGCTGAAATCGGACGCCGAAGCCTACCTGGGCGAAACGGTCACCCAGGCCGTCATCACCGTTCCCGCTTACTTCACCGACTCCCAGCGCCAGGCCACCAAAGACGCCGGCGCCATCGCCGGTCTGGAAGTCCTGCGCATCATCAACGAACCGACAGCAGCCGCCCTGGCCTACGGCGTCGACAAAGGCGAAGACCACACCATCCTCGTTTACGACCTGGGCGGCGGCACCTTTGACGTCTCCATCCTTGAACTGGGCGACGGCATCTTTGAGGTGAAAGCGACCTCCGGCAACAACCGCCTCGGCGGCGACGACTTCGACGAAAAGGTCATCAACTGGATGGTTGCCGAATTCAAGAAAGAAACGGGCGTCGACCTCCGCGGCGACAAGATGGCCATGCAGCGCCTCAAGGAAGCCGCCGAAAAAGCCAAGATCGAGCTGTCCGGCGTCATGTCGACGAACATCAACCTGCCCTTCATCACCGCCACTGCCGATGGCCCGCAGCACTTGGACATGACCCTTTCACGGGCCAAGTTTGACGAGATGACGGCTGATCTCGTCGAAATGACTATGGGCCCCACCCGCCAAGCCCTGAGAGACGCGAAAATGGAACCGAAAGACATCGACAAGGTCATCCTCGTCGGCGGATCCAGCCGGATCCCCGCCGTACAGGAAGCCATCCGCAAATACCTGGGCAAAGAACCCTTCAAAGGCATCAACCCCGACGAAGTCGTTGCCATGGGCGCCGCCATTCAGGCCGGTGTGCTCGGCGGCGAGGTGAAGGGCATCGTCCTGGCCGACGTAACGCCCCTTTCCTTGGGCATCGAGACCCTCGGCGGCATCTGCACCGTGCTCATCCCGCGCAACACGGCGATCCCCTCCAGCAAGAGCGAGACCTTCACCACCGCCGCCGACAATCAGACCTCCGTCGAGGTCCATGTCCTGCAGGGTGAACGCAAGTTCGCCGGCGAGAACAAGACCCTCGGCCGCTTCCACCTGAGCGGCATCGCTCCGGCGCCGCGCGGCATCCCCCAGATCGAGGTCAAGTTCGACATCGACGCCAACGGCATTGTTCACGTCAGCGCCAAAGACAAGGCCACTGGCAACGAACAGAAGATCACCATCACCGCTTCGACAGGTCTCTCTAAGGACGACATCGAAAAGATGGTCAAAGACGCTGAACTGCACGCCGAAGAGGACCGGAAACGTCAAGAAGAAGTGGAGATCCGCAACCAAGCCGACTCCATGGTCTATCAGGCCGAAAAGACCGTGAAAGACCTGGGCGATAAAGTAGAGGCGGCCGATAAGGAAAAAATCGAGGCGGCGAGGGAAGAACTGAAAAAAGCCCTCGAAGGAAAAGACCTGGACGAGATCAAGAAAAAGACGGAAGCCCTGACGACCGTCGTGTATGAACTGTCCACCAAGCTCTACCAGCAAGCCGGCGCCGCCGGCGCGCCTGGCGCGGGACCCGAAGGCGCTCCCGGCGGTTTTGGCGGAGAAGAGAAAAAAGATGACAATGTAGTCGACGCCGATTATACTGTCATCGATGACGATAAGAAAAAATCCTGA
- the grpE gene encoding nucleotide exchange factor GrpE, whose translation MTIEEKKDHNKIDAEASGDNAAVNRSASEAAAEAAGQPEKGAVAQDEATEAAVDGDDISLSEEERQAAAAEEFGRFISEVAKTREELDKAKQELQDWENRYLRLQADFDNFRRRTRQEKEELGTYANEGLVKKLLPVLDNFQRALAAMEKAGAAENLLSGVAMIERQFTDILTKEGLQAMEAVGADFDPQSHEAVMFGEADERFADGMIMEELQKGYLFKSKVLRPAMVKVAKGG comes from the coding sequence GTGACCATCGAAGAGAAAAAGGATCATAACAAGATAGACGCGGAAGCCTCCGGGGATAACGCCGCTGTGAACCGTTCCGCTTCGGAAGCGGCTGCGGAGGCCGCCGGTCAGCCGGAAAAGGGCGCTGTCGCACAGGATGAAGCGACAGAGGCCGCAGTGGACGGAGACGATATTTCCCTTTCTGAGGAGGAGCGTCAGGCCGCCGCGGCTGAGGAATTCGGCCGATTCATTTCGGAAGTGGCCAAGACTCGGGAAGAACTCGATAAGGCCAAACAGGAGTTGCAGGATTGGGAAAACCGCTATCTCCGCCTCCAGGCCGATTTTGACAACTTCCGCCGGCGGACCCGTCAAGAAAAAGAAGAGTTGGGCACCTACGCCAACGAGGGACTCGTCAAAAAGCTATTGCCCGTTCTGGACAACTTCCAGCGCGCCCTAGCGGCCATGGAAAAGGCCGGTGCCGCTGAAAATCTGCTTTCCGGTGTGGCCATGATCGAGCGCCAGTTCACCGATATCCTGACCAAAGAAGGTCTCCAGGCGATGGAAGCCGTTGGCGCCGACTTCGATCCCCAGTCCCACGAGGCGGTCATGTTCGGTGAAGCCGATGAGCGTTTCGCCGACGGGATGATCATGGAGGAGCTGCAAAAAGGCTATCTCTTCAAATCGAAAGTCCTTCGGCCGGCGATGGTGAAAGTGGCCAAGGGCGGCTAG